Proteins from a genomic interval of Zingiber officinale cultivar Zhangliang chromosome 2A, Zo_v1.1, whole genome shotgun sequence:
- the LOC122042796 gene encoding thiamine phosphate phosphatase-like protein produces the protein MASATVVVVFDFDKTIIDCDSDDWVVNQLGLRDVFELLLPTMQWNLLMGRMMSVLHSRGKSIEAIAECLRRAPVDPHVIEAIKTAYSLGCELRVVSDANLFFIETILKHHGLLECFSEINTNPSYVDEEGRLRILPCHDFIISSHGCSLCPANMCKGKIIDRIQSTSSTEGKKRFIYLGDGKGDYCPSLKLNQGDFVMPRKNYPLWNLILGNRQLLKAEVHEWSNGEELKLILLQLINRAIDGGNYRTPTQVLSVDCKHVPVAVSGAEDRPIPLRIPQ, from the exons ATGGCCAGCGCTACGGTAGTGGTGGTATTCGATTTCGACAAGACCATCATCGACTGCGACAGCGACGACTGGGTCGTCAACCAGTTGGGGCTCAGGGACGTCTTCGAGCTGCTTCTTCCCACGATGCAGTGGAATCTCCTCATG GGTAGGATGATGAGCGTGCTGCACTCGCGGGGCAAGTCCATTGAAGCTATCGCAGAGTGCCTGAGGAGAGCGCCTGTGGATCCCCATGTCATCGAAGCCATCAAGACAGCTTATTCTCTAGG GTGTGAGCTCAGGGTGGTGAGTGATGCCAATCTGTTCTTCATAGAGACAATACTCAAGCATCATGGATTGCTGGAGTGTTTTTCTGAAATTAACACAAACCCTAGCTATGTCGATGAGGAAGGGAGGCTAAGGATCTTACCCTGCCATGATTTTATCATTTCCTCTCATGGTTGCAGTCTCTGCCCTGCCAATATGTGCAAG GGAAAGATCATTGATCGAATCCAATCAACCTCTTCCACCGAAGGAAAAAAGCGATTCATCTACCTGGGCGATGGCAAGGGCGACTACTGCCCATCCCTCAAGCTAAATCAAGGCGACTTTGTGATGCCAAGGAAGAACTACCCCTTGTGGAATCTCATACTTGGCAATCGCCAACTGCTTAAAGCTGAAGTGCATGAATGGAGCAATGGGGAGGAACTGAAGTTGATCCTTCTTCAGCTCATCAACAGGGCCATCGATGGCGGCAACTACAGGACCCCCACACAGGTGCTCTCGGTCGATTGCAAACATGTGCCAGTAGCTGTTTCTGGAGCAGAAGATCGACCTATTCCTCTTCGCATTCCTCAGTAG